ACGCTCGGTGAGGAACCCGGCGCCGTGGTCACCCTCAAGCCCGGCGCGACCGCCACCGAGGCCGAACTGCGCGCCCACGTGGCCGAGCACCTGGCGGCCTTCAAGGTGCCGGTGAAGGTGAAGTTCTGGCATGAGACCCTGCCGCGCAACGCCAATGGCAAGATCCTCAAGAACGAGCTGAAGAAGCTGTTCGAAGAGGACGCGGCGACCGCCTGACTTGGCATGGGCTCTCAGCCGCTCATCCCGGCGAAGGCCGGGACCCAGGTCGTAGAGCGCCAGATCTCGCTGGCGGATCATGAGGCGACCTCTCCGGCAACTCGGAGCCTTATGATCTGGGCCCCGGCCTTCGCCGGGGTGAGCGGGTTTTTGTAGTGGCCAAGGTCCGCGCCGATCTGCTGCTGGTGACGCGCGGCTTGGCCGACAGCCGCGCCAAGGCCCAGGCGGCCATCGCCGCGGGCGGGGTCACTGCGGACGGCAAGGTCGTCGCCAAGGCCTCCGAAGCCCTGGAGGAGGACTGCGCGCTGACCGCCCAGGCGGCCCATCCCTATGTGGGGCGTGGCGCGCTGAAGCTGGTCCATGCCCTGGAACTGTGGCCGGTCGCGGTCGAAGGCCGTGTGGTGCTGGATGTCGGCGCCTCCACCGGCGGGTTCACCGAGGTCTGCCTGGAGCGTGGCGCGAGCCGGGTCTACGCGGTCGATGTGGGCCGAGGGCAGCTGCACCCCGAACTCGCCGCCGATCCCCGTGTCACGGTCCTGGAGGGCGTGGACGCCCGCACCCTGACCACCGAGCTGATCCCCGAGCCGCCGCAACTCGTGGTCTGCGACGCCAGCTTTATCGGCCTGGCCAAGGTGCTGCCGGCCGCCCTGGCCCTGGCCGCGCCGGACGCCGACCTCATCGCCCTGGTGAAGCCGCAGTTCGAGGTGGGGCCGGATCATGTGGGGAA
The sequence above is drawn from the Phenylobacterium glaciei genome and encodes:
- a CDS encoding TlyA family RNA methyltransferase; amino-acid sequence: MAKVRADLLLVTRGLADSRAKAQAAIAAGGVTADGKVVAKASEALEEDCALTAQAAHPYVGRGALKLVHALELWPVAVEGRVVLDVGASTGGFTEVCLERGASRVYAVDVGRGQLHPELAADPRVTVLEGVDARTLTTELIPEPPQLVVCDASFIGLAKVLPAALALAAPDADLIALVKPQFEVGPDHVGKGGIVRDAQARARALADVASFLTASGWIVRDTADSPIQGGDGNSEYLLHARKSRPA